The genomic interval TATAGCGAGCCGGGCAAGGATTCAGATATTGAACGGGAGCTGTTAGTGGATGGGCAATCGCCTTTTAATGAAGCTAGAAGCATAACCTTCAATCGAATATGGAAAAACGAGAAGCAAAGCTTCGATCGCGATGCAAGGGGAAATGATCTGCTGCCTAACCAAATCGAAGAGCATATGTGGCAGGAAAGCTTAATTAAAGATAACACAGGCTTTTATGAAGAGCCTTTTTTATTTTATTTCTCGAGAGGCCAGCATACACTGACGCTGACTTCGGTTAAAGAGCCGCTCGTCATCGATTGGTTGAAGCTGTCTGCACCGGAAATTGCTCCTACATATGCTGAGGTTGCCAGCAAGTATAAAGAAGATGGGCTAAAGCAGGCTGCAGACGTTTCGATCAAGCTTCAAGCAGAGCAAGCTTTATACAAATCTACGCCAAGCTTGCTGCCTTATAATGATCGTTCTTCTCCCGCGGTCGAACCTTACCATGTATCAAAGCTTCGCAATAATGCAATGGGTGGATGGGCATGGAGAATGCCGGGACAATGGATTGAATGGGAAATTGAAGTAGAGCAAGAAGGGCTCTATCAAATCGCTTTGAAAAACCGTCAAAACTATTTGAATGGCATGTCTGCGCTGCGCTCCATTTATATAGATGGGAAGCTGCCCTTTAAGGAGTTGAAAGAGGTTCAGTTTCCATATAACCATTCTTGGCAAATGAATGTTTTGGGAACGAGCAAAGATGAGCCTTATTTATTCCATCTCACTAAAGGCAAGCATCGGTTGCGGATGGAAGTGACTTTGGGCGAGCTGGCGTCAATTTTGCGATCGGTGGAAACGAGCATTCTTGAGTTAAATGCCATGTATCGCCAAATCATCAGCTATACAGGTACCGTTCCGGATACCTTCCGTGATTACAATCTGGAACAGCGCATCCCTGAAATGATTGAAGTGTTTGAGAAACAAAGCGAGCTGCTTTATAGCATTGCGAGCAGTATGGAAGGACCATCCGAGAGTGGAAATGACCGTACAGCGATTATTAATAGACTAGCGTATCAGCTTAAGGACATGGCGGGCCGCCCGGAATCCGTACCATCACGGATCGAAGCATTTAAGACGAATGTTGGCGCGCTTGGCTCATGGATGCTTACAATCAATGAACAGCCGCTTGCTTTGGATTATTTGATCGTTAGCTCGCCAGAAGCAAAGCTGCCGAAGCCCGAAGCAACCAGATGGGCAAAGATGTTAACTGGGATCAAATCGTTCGCAGCATCCTTTAGTGAAAATTACGATGATTTCTCGGATGAAGAAGAGACGAAGCAAAGCGTTACTGTATGGGTCACATCGGCTCGTGACCAAGCACAAGTCATTAAACGATTGATAGATGATCGTTTTACGAGTACGACGGGCATACATGTGAATTTAAAACTCGTAAGCGCGGATGTGCTTCTACCGTCAACCGTCTCGGGGAAAGGGCCGGATGTTGCTTTGCAGGTTGGCAACGACTTGCCGATGAATTACGCGAGCCGCAGCGCTCTTCAGGATTTATCTGCGTTTCCAGATTATCCGGAAGTACAGCAGCAGTTTCTGGCCAGCGCCATGGTGCCTTATGAATATAAAGGAAGCTATTACGCATTGCCTGAGCAGCAAACGTTTCCAATGATGTTTTTCCGAAAAGATATATTGGAGGATGAGCTTCATTTGGAAGTGCCGGAAACGTGGCAGGATGTCTATGATATGCTCCCTACGCTCCAGAAGCATAACTTGCAGTTTGGTTTACCGCAAAAGCCGCTTGATTCCATTGGCAATGAGCTTGCAACGACGAATATTATGACGCTTCCGCCAAATCCTGCATTTGCGATGTTTCTGCTTCAGCAAGGCGGCCAGTTTTATAAGGACGGTGGTAAATCGAGTGATTTGGATTCAGAGACATCGATTTCGGAGTTCAAGAAGTGGACCGATTTTTATGTCAATTATAAAATTCCAATCGCAGCTGATTTCGCAAACCGCTTCCGAACAGGCGAAATGCCAATCGGTATCGTCGATTATACGATGTATAACAAGCTGACTGTTTTTGCGCCTGAGATCAAAGGGCTGTGGTCATTTGCGCCTGTTCCAGGCGTTGCTGCTGCCGATGGTTCCTTCCACCGCGAGGTAGGCAGCGGAGGCTCGGCATCGATTATGTTCAAGCAAGCGAAAAACAAAGAAGAGGCGTGGACCTTCTTGAAATGGTGGACAGGCAAAGATACGCAGGTTGCTTTTGGCAGACAAATGGAAATTCGAATGGGTGCTGCTGCTAGATACCCAACGGCAAATATGGAAGCGTTAGCTTCACTTCCTTGGCCAACAAAGGATTTTCAAATGCTGCAGGAGCAAATGAAATGGGTTAAGGGCATACCAGAGGTTCCGGGTGGATATTTGACAGGCAGAAATATCGATAATGCATTCCGCCGTGTTGTCGTTCAAGGAGAAGATCCGCGTGAAACGATGGACAAATATGTAAGGGCGATGAATGAGGAAATTACATTAAAGCGCAAGGAATTTAATCTTCCTTATTAGAAACGAGGGGCTTAAATGAAACAGCAGTTAGCAGCCCGCCCCGTAACGAGGGGGAAAGGCGATTCACGTATTCTAGCTCACGGGAAAGAGCTGAAGCCAAAATTAACGCGCATGTTTGTTGAAATGAAAAAAAGTAAACACGCTTATGTGCTGCTGGCACCATACTTTATTATTTTCTGCACATTTACTGTACTCCCTGTGCTATTATCGCTGCTGCTCAGCTTTACGAATTTTAATTTTCTTGAGAAGCCTAGGTGGATTGGCTGGCAAAACTATTCAAGATTACTCGTTCAAGACGATATTTTTCTGATTGCGGTAAAAAACACGTTTTTGTTCGCGGCCATTACGGGGCCGATTAGTTACTTGGCATGCTTCTTATTTGCATGGCTTATTAACGAACTAAGGCCGAAGATAAGAGCTTTCCTAACGCTCGTCTTGTATGCGCCATCGATTGCGGGCAATACCTATTTGATTTGGCAGCTATTGTTCGCAAGCGACTCTTATGGTTATGCGAACTCCTTTCTAATGAAGTGGGGCTTCATTATGGAGCCGATTCAGTGGCTGCAAGATACGAGGTATGTGCTGGGCATTCTTATTCTCGTTCAGCTATGGCTAAGTCTCGGCACATCCTTTCTAGCCTTTATCGCAGGGCTGCAAAATGTAGATCGCACCCTGTACGAAGCGGGAAGCATTGACGGCATTCGCAACCGCTGGCAGGAATTATGGTTCATAACACTGCCTGCTATGCGTCCACAGCTGATGTTTGGTGCGGTTATCCAAATTACGTTGGCGTTCTCCATTGCAGAGATCTCCATCTATATGATCGGTTTTCCAAGTGTGGATTACGCAGCACACACCATTGTTACACATTTGGTTGATTACGGATCCATTCGGTATGAGATGGGCTATGCGTCGGCGATTGCCACGGTATTGTTCAGTATCATGCTCCTTACAAATCTCTTAACGCAGAAGCTGCTGGGAAAAGTGGGTGAGTAGAGGGATGAAACGATCTTTTAAAGTGTCAAAGAGGCTCAATCGTTCCTTGTCAGTCGATATACTGCTGTTTCTACTGCTTGGCGGCGTCGCTTGTTTTATGGCATTGCCGCTTGTGTTCACGATCAGCAATGCATTTAAGCCGTTGGATGAAATTTTCTCCTTTCCTCCAAAGCTGTTCGTTCGAAATCCTACTTTCAAAAATTTTAGAGATTTGCTTGGTATATTCAGTGATTCGTGGGTGCCCTTCTCAAGATACGTATTCAATACTTTTTTCATTGCTATCGTGGGCACCGTGGGGCATGTCATTTTTGCTTCGGCAGCGGCTTACCCTCTTGCCAAGCTTAAATTTCCGGGGAAACGAGTGTTGTTCTCGCTCGTTGTACTCTCCCTTATGTTTACCGCCTACGTTACACAAGTGCCGAACTACATGATCATATCGTGGCTTGGTCTGATTAATACGTATTGGGCGATATTGCTGCCTGCTTTCGGCATGACTCTAGGATTGTATCTCATGAAGCAATTCATGGAGCAAATCCCGGATGCTCTGCTAGAAGCAGCCAAAATTGACGGAGCGAGTGAATACCGAATTTATTGGCAAATTATTATGCCGATCGTTAAGCCAGCTTGGCTGACGTTAATCATTTTCTCCTTGCAAAGCTTATGGACAAATGGCTCAGTAACGAGCCACAAATATATTTACAGCGAGCAATTAAAAACGGTAGATTACGTTTTTGGCCAAATCGCAAGCGGAGGACTTGTTAGAACAGGACCGGTAGCTGCGGTAACACTGCTGATGATGCTTGTGCCGATCACCGTATTTATCGTAACGCAGAGCAATATTATTCAAACCATGTCTACATCAGGCTTGAAGGAATAACAGGAGGGAAGCAACGGATGAAGAGAATCATCGCCGCGTTATTTATCGCATCGCTCATGATCGGTGCGGCCGCTCCTGTTGCAGAAGCCGCAATAGATACCTATCAGTATTCCTATTGGGGAGATGCTGTGCCCTCGCCGAATGCATACAAAATGGAGCAAGTCATTTACGGTGACAACTGGAGCAGTGGACGTCTTGCTTCGCCAATGGATATGTTCGTTGGCAAGGATGAGCGAATATACATTGCGGATACGGGCAATAACCGAATCATTATATTGAACAAGGAATTTCAAGAAGAACTGGTCATTTCCAAATTTGAGAATGAAGGAAAAGAAGATGCGCTGAATAAGCCGGAGGGGGTATTTGGCACAAACGATGGTCTCATCTATGTGGCAGATACACTCAACCGAAGACTTGTCGTATTTGATACTGCGGGTAAGTTCATACGAGCAATAGTCGAGCCTAAATCAACGCTGCTGCGGCCAGGGTTTCAGTACGCGCCAATTAAGGTAGCTGTTGATAAAGCGAAGCGAATATTAGTCGTTAGCCGCGGGTCTTACGAAGGAATGATGGAGTTTGACGATGAAGGGCAGTTTATCGGCTTTATTGGAACGAACCGCGTAAAGTTCAGCCCGATTGATCTGTTCTGGAAACGGATATCGACCAAAGCACAGAGACAGCAAATGGAGCAGTTCATACCGCTTGAATTTAACAATCT from Paenibacillus sp. FSL K6-3182 carries:
- a CDS encoding sugar ABC transporter permease, which produces MFVEMKKSKHAYVLLAPYFIIFCTFTVLPVLLSLLLSFTNFNFLEKPRWIGWQNYSRLLVQDDIFLIAVKNTFLFAAITGPISYLACFLFAWLINELRPKIRAFLTLVLYAPSIAGNTYLIWQLLFASDSYGYANSFLMKWGFIMEPIQWLQDTRYVLGILILVQLWLSLGTSFLAFIAGLQNVDRTLYEAGSIDGIRNRWQELWFITLPAMRPQLMFGAVIQITLAFSIAEISIYMIGFPSVDYAAHTIVTHLVDYGSIRYEMGYASAIATVLFSIMLLTNLLTQKLLGKVGE
- a CDS encoding carbohydrate ABC transporter permease translates to MKRSFKVSKRLNRSLSVDILLFLLLGGVACFMALPLVFTISNAFKPLDEIFSFPPKLFVRNPTFKNFRDLLGIFSDSWVPFSRYVFNTFFIAIVGTVGHVIFASAAAYPLAKLKFPGKRVLFSLVVLSLMFTAYVTQVPNYMIISWLGLINTYWAILLPAFGMTLGLYLMKQFMEQIPDALLEAAKIDGASEYRIYWQIIMPIVKPAWLTLIIFSLQSLWTNGSVTSHKYIYSEQLKTVDYVFGQIASGGLVRTGPVAAVTLLMMLVPITVFIVTQSNIIQTMSTSGLKE
- a CDS encoding extracellular solute-binding protein, whose protein sequence is MRRPSVKVISLLLLSLAVCVSLFFQESALNGTVTAEGTSASNRNTHSTALDTPYEKGGYDEYLSKYDPIQLAANDTIVIEGESYSEVKGMEVSIVENRAGNEGQAVLTEDSGAISWAFEVKQEGLYNLGIHFYSEPGKDSDIERELLVDGQSPFNEARSITFNRIWKNEKQSFDRDARGNDLLPNQIEEHMWQESLIKDNTGFYEEPFLFYFSRGQHTLTLTSVKEPLVIDWLKLSAPEIAPTYAEVASKYKEDGLKQAADVSIKLQAEQALYKSTPSLLPYNDRSSPAVEPYHVSKLRNNAMGGWAWRMPGQWIEWEIEVEQEGLYQIALKNRQNYLNGMSALRSIYIDGKLPFKELKEVQFPYNHSWQMNVLGTSKDEPYLFHLTKGKHRLRMEVTLGELASILRSVETSILELNAMYRQIISYTGTVPDTFRDYNLEQRIPEMIEVFEKQSELLYSIASSMEGPSESGNDRTAIINRLAYQLKDMAGRPESVPSRIEAFKTNVGALGSWMLTINEQPLALDYLIVSSPEAKLPKPEATRWAKMLTGIKSFAASFSENYDDFSDEEETKQSVTVWVTSARDQAQVIKRLIDDRFTSTTGIHVNLKLVSADVLLPSTVSGKGPDVALQVGNDLPMNYASRSALQDLSAFPDYPEVQQQFLASAMVPYEYKGSYYALPEQQTFPMMFFRKDILEDELHLEVPETWQDVYDMLPTLQKHNLQFGLPQKPLDSIGNELATTNIMTLPPNPAFAMFLLQQGGQFYKDGGKSSDLDSETSISEFKKWTDFYVNYKIPIAADFANRFRTGEMPIGIVDYTMYNKLTVFAPEIKGLWSFAPVPGVAAADGSFHREVGSGGSASIMFKQAKNKEEAWTFLKWWTGKDTQVAFGRQMEIRMGAAARYPTANMEALASLPWPTKDFQMLQEQMKWVKGIPEVPGGYLTGRNIDNAFRRVVVQGEDPRETMDKYVRAMNEEITLKRKEFNLPY